A part of Setaria viridis chromosome 8, Setaria_viridis_v4.0, whole genome shotgun sequence genomic DNA contains:
- the LOC117834181 gene encoding wall-associated receptor kinase 2, protein MPGRRIQYQVAMTQLQVLWLLLSPALVLSQVPAPVVSETLRAPPPGCNTTTMCGGVTIPYPFGLSEPCSWDKFFTLSCNRSFSPPRPYLGNIEVMDITVETGEMRVYTPVSYRCFNSSKTVSVVSKSWTFNFAGTPFLVKPGRNEFTGIGCYNLALLRGKEDRSYFSGCLTTCTSLDEAASAGNSNGCTGLGCCQILTPSDLNVIDVDWSTHNNSAWTYSPCGYALVAEKGWYKFSLNDLNGTGEMAYNVRVGDRSAPLVLDWAINVSTDGACVSSNSSRVSMRDGQGYLCNCSMGYQGNPYVKDGCKNINECKLPKLYPCPSGTNCKDTEGSYMCPCKFGRRGEHCKPIFPAPAAAVLATTVASLFLALLLWSIHKDRKRRMRTAFFDRNGGKILKGAAGINIFTEKQLKEFTNHYDTLIGRGAFGMVFMGTTDEKQRVAVKRSIIEDKELRGRGNLQHGEDIVNEITFQFRNSHPNLVRLVGCCLETNIPVLVFEFISNGNLYNLLHVSTHKVVPLRTRLKIAIGSAEALAYIHSHGDHDCVVHGDVKSANILLDDNLMPKVSDFGSSKLLSIDRYARAVAADMSYVDPVYMKTERFVKKSDVYSFGMVLLELITRKTVKYGKSKINSLPMDFVRCCKEMGSGREMYDIAISSHGDTQCHHCIDCLDKIGALAVRCLKEDVDERPTMAEVVDELKLASEAVEKCKHHVNLIAYDRSCYLEVC, encoded by the exons ATGCCTGGTAGAAGGATCCAATACCAAGTAGCCATGACTCAACTGCAGGTTCTGTGGCTTCTTCTTTCTCCCGCCCTAGTACTCTCCCAGGTGCCAGCACCGGTTGTCTCTGAAACGCTGCGAGCACCACCACCGGGCTGCAATACCACTACCATGTGCGGCGGCGTAACCATTCCCTACCCCTTCGGCCTGAGCGAACCCTGCTCTTGGGACAAATTCTTCACCCTCTCCTGCAATCGTAGCTTTAGCCCTCCAAGACCGTACTTGGGCAACATCGAGGTGATGGACATAACGGTGGAGACAGGCGAGATGCGCGTCTACACCCCCGTCTCGTACCGCTGCTTCAACTCGTCGAAGACCGTCTCCGTCGTCAGTAAGTCATGGACGTTCAACTTCGCTGGCACGCCTTTCCTGGTAAAGCCAGGGAGGAACGAGTTTACGGGCATCGGGTGCTACAACCTGGCGCTGCTCCGTGGCAAGGAAGACAGGAGCTACTTCAGCGGTTGCTTGACGACGTGCACTAGCCTGGATGAAGCTGCGTCTGCCGGCAACAGCAATGGCTGCACAGGACTCGGCTGCTGCCAGATACTTACCCCGAGCGACCTCAACGTGATAGATGTAGATTGGTCGACGCACAACAACTCTGCATGGACTTATAGCCCCTGCGGCTACGCCTTGGTGGCCGAGAAGGGATG GTACAAATTCAGCCTGAACGACCTGAATGGTACCGGAGAGATGGCATATAACGTACGGGTTGGTGACAGAAGCGCCCCTTTGGTGCTTGACTGGGCCATCAATGTTTCCACGGACGGAGCCTGCGTCAGTTCCAACAGCTCTCGAGTCAGCATGAGAGATGGCCAGGGGTATCTCTGCAATTGCTCCATGGGATACCAAGGGAATCCATACGTCAAGGATGGCTGCAAGA ATATCAACGAATGCAAGCTTCCAAAATTATATCCTTGTCCAAGTGGCACCAATTGCAAGGACACAGAAGGTAGCTACATGTGTCCATGCAAATTTGGCCGAAGAGGAGAGCACTGTAAACCCATATTTCCGGCGCCTGCAGCTGCGGTATTAG CAACCACTGTCGCAAGCCTTTTTCTGGCGCTCCTACTCTGGTCCATTCACAAGGATCGAAAGCGGCGAATGAGGACAGCTTTCTTCGACCGAAACGGGGGTAAAATACTGAAGGGTGCAGCTGGCATCAACATATTCACAGAAAAGCAGCTGAAGGAGTTCACAAACCACTACGACACCCTCATCGGAAGAGGTGCCTTCGGCATGGTGTTCATGGGAACCACCGACGAAAAGCAGAGAGTTGCGGTTAAACGGTCCATCATAGAAGACAAGGAACTTCGTGGAAGAGGGAACCTTCAGCATGGGGAGGACATTGTGAACGAGATCACCTTCCAGTTCCGGAACAGCCACCCAAACCTGGTCCGGCTTGTCGGGTGTTGCTTGGAGACAAATATCCCTGTGTTGGTCTTCGAGTTCATCAGTAACGGGAACCTCTATAACCTGCTGCATGTTTCAACGCATAAGGTTGTCCCGCTACGGACACGCCTCAAGATTGCCATCGGATCTGCAGAAGCTCTGGCCTATATCCACTCGCATGGTGATCACGACTGCGTCGTCCACGGTGATGTCAAGTCTGCCAACATCCTCCTAGATGATAACCTCATGCCCAAGGTCTCCGATTTCGGATCGTCCAAGCTTTTGTCGATTGATAGGTATGCCAGAGCTGTGGCCGCAGATATGAGCTACGTGGATCCAGTGTATATGAAGACGGAACGTTTTGTGAAGAAGAGTGACGTCTACAGCTTTGGCATGGTTCTCCTTGAGCTGATCACCCGGAAGACTGTTAAGTATGGCAAAAGTAAAATAAATAGCCTCCCCATGGACTTTGTCAGGTGTTGTAAGGAGATGGGCAGCGGACGGGAGATGTACGACATAGCCATTTCATCTCATGGCGACACTCAATGTCATCACTGCATAGATTGCCTTGACAAGATCGGCGCTCTGGCGGTTCGGTGTCTCAAGGAAGATGTGGATGAGAGACCGACAATGGCAGAGGTTGTGGATGAATTGAAGCTAGCGTCAGAGGCAGTGGAGAAATGCAAGCATCATGTGAACTTAATAGCATACGATCGCTCATGTTATTTGGAGGTATGTTAA